Proteins encoded together in one Stutzerimonas stutzeri window:
- a CDS encoding efflux RND transporter permease subunit, whose protein sequence is MIAALIRWSVLNRFLVLLTTLLMSAVGIWAVRTTPIDALPDLSDVQVIIRTAYPGQAPQIVENQVSYPLTTTMLSVPGAKTVRGYSFFGDSFVYVLFEDGTDLYWARSRVLEYLSQVQSRLPAAAKPSLGPDATGVGWIYQYALIDRSGAHDLAQLRSLQDWFLKYELITLPNVAEVATIGGMVKQYQVVLDPLKMASLGVTQAQVIQAIEMANQETGGAVLELAETEYMVRASGYLQTLEDFRSIPLQLSAAGVPTSLGDVAHVQLGPEMRRGIAELDGEGETVGGVVILRSGKNARETLAAVHARLDELKGSLPAGVEIITTYDRSQLIDRAVKNLSFKLLEEFIVVALVCGLFLWHLRSSLVAIVSLPIGVLIAFAVMRYQGINANIMSLGGIAIAIGAMVDAAVVMIENAHKKAEAWRHANPGQVLEGDEHWQVMTRAAQEVGPALFFCLLIITLSFIPVFTLEAQEGRLFGPLAFTKTYAMAAAAGLSVTLVPVLMGYWIRGRLPDETRNPLNRGLIQLYRPALEAVLAHPKSTIVVALLVLATTLWPVSRLGGEFLPPMDEGDLLYMPSALPGLSAQKAVQLLQQTDRMIRTVPEVETVFGKAGRAESATDPAPLEMFETTIRFKPREQWRAGMTPEKLVEELDRAVQVPGLTNIWIPPIRNRIDMLATGIKSPIGVKIAGANLEEVDRVSQQVEAVAKQVPGVSSALAERLVGGRYIDIDIDRRDAARYGLNIADVQSIVASAIGGETVGETVEGLARYPISVRYPREWRDTPQALEQLPILTPLGSQVTLGSVARVRVSDGPPMLRSENARLAGWVYVDVRDRDIASVVADLRRAVAAEVSLLPGMSLSYSGQFEFLERANERLKLVVPATLLIIFVLLYLTFGRLDEALLIMLTLPFALTGGVWFLYLMGYNLSVATGVGFIALAGVAAEFGVIMLLYLKNAWTEQQQKGLLDEAALCEAIREGAVQRVRPKAMTVAVIVAGLLPILLGAGTGSEVMSRIAAPMVGGMLSAPLLSLFVIPAIYRLMRKPGGSRAAGLQQQ, encoded by the coding sequence ATGATCGCCGCGCTGATTCGCTGGTCCGTGCTCAATCGTTTTCTGGTGTTGCTGACCACGCTGTTGATGAGCGCGGTGGGCATCTGGGCGGTGCGTACCACGCCGATCGACGCCCTGCCGGACCTTTCCGACGTGCAGGTGATCATCCGCACGGCGTATCCGGGGCAGGCGCCGCAGATTGTCGAGAACCAGGTGAGCTATCCGCTGACCACCACCATGCTCTCGGTACCGGGAGCGAAGACCGTGCGCGGCTATTCGTTCTTCGGTGACAGCTTCGTCTATGTGCTGTTCGAGGACGGTACCGATCTCTACTGGGCGCGCTCGCGGGTACTGGAATATCTCAGCCAGGTGCAGAGTCGGCTGCCGGCCGCGGCCAAGCCATCGCTGGGCCCGGACGCCACTGGCGTCGGCTGGATCTACCAGTACGCGCTGATCGACCGCAGTGGCGCACATGACCTGGCGCAACTGCGCAGCCTGCAGGACTGGTTCCTCAAGTACGAGCTGATCACCCTGCCCAACGTTGCCGAGGTGGCCACCATCGGTGGCATGGTCAAGCAGTACCAGGTGGTGCTCGACCCGCTGAAGATGGCCAGCCTGGGTGTGACCCAGGCGCAGGTGATCCAGGCGATCGAGATGGCCAATCAGGAGACAGGCGGCGCCGTGCTTGAGCTGGCCGAGACCGAGTACATGGTGCGTGCCTCGGGCTATCTGCAAACGCTCGAGGATTTTCGCAGCATCCCGCTGCAGCTCAGCGCTGCCGGCGTGCCGACGAGCCTGGGCGATGTCGCGCACGTCCAGCTCGGCCCGGAGATGCGCCGAGGCATCGCTGAGCTGGACGGGGAGGGCGAGACCGTCGGCGGCGTGGTGATCCTGCGCAGCGGCAAGAACGCGCGGGAAACGCTGGCCGCCGTGCACGCCAGGCTCGACGAGCTGAAGGGGAGCCTGCCTGCGGGCGTCGAAATCATTACCACCTACGACCGCAGCCAGCTGATCGACCGCGCCGTGAAGAACCTCAGCTTCAAGCTGCTGGAGGAGTTCATCGTCGTCGCGCTGGTCTGCGGGCTGTTCCTTTGGCACTTGCGCTCGTCGCTGGTGGCCATCGTCTCGCTGCCGATCGGCGTGCTGATCGCCTTTGCGGTCATGCGCTATCAGGGCATCAACGCGAACATCATGTCGCTGGGCGGCATCGCCATCGCCATCGGCGCAATGGTCGATGCCGCGGTGGTGATGATCGAGAACGCCCACAAGAAGGCCGAGGCCTGGCGGCATGCCAATCCCGGCCAGGTGCTGGAGGGCGACGAGCACTGGCAGGTGATGACCCGGGCGGCGCAGGAGGTCGGGCCGGCACTGTTCTTCTGCCTGCTGATTATCACCCTGTCGTTCATCCCGGTGTTTACCCTCGAAGCCCAGGAAGGCCGGTTGTTCGGCCCGCTGGCCTTCACCAAGACCTACGCGATGGCCGCCGCCGCGGGGCTATCGGTGACCCTGGTGCCCGTGCTGATGGGCTACTGGATCCGCGGCCGGCTGCCGGACGAGACGCGCAATCCGCTCAACCGCGGGCTGATCCAGCTGTATCGTCCGGCGCTGGAAGCGGTTCTGGCGCACCCGAAGTCGACCATCGTGGTGGCGCTGCTGGTGCTGGCCACCACGCTGTGGCCTGTCTCCCGGTTGGGCGGCGAGTTCCTGCCACCGATGGACGAGGGCGACCTGCTCTACATGCCTTCTGCACTGCCGGGGCTGTCCGCGCAGAAGGCCGTGCAGCTGCTACAGCAGACCGACCGGATGATCCGCACGGTGCCGGAGGTCGAGACGGTGTTCGGCAAGGCCGGGCGCGCCGAGTCGGCCACCGATCCGGCGCCGCTGGAGATGTTCGAGACCACCATCCGTTTCAAACCGCGCGAGCAGTGGCGTGCCGGGATGACCCCGGAGAAACTGGTCGAGGAGCTGGACCGCGCCGTGCAAGTGCCGGGGCTGACCAACATCTGGATTCCGCCAATCCGCAACCGCATCGACATGCTCGCCACCGGCATCAAGAGTCCCATCGGGGTGAAGATCGCCGGTGCCAACCTGGAGGAGGTCGACCGTGTCAGCCAGCAGGTGGAAGCCGTGGCCAAGCAGGTGCCGGGGGTAAGCTCGGCGCTGGCCGAACGGCTTGTCGGCGGGCGCTACATCGATATCGACATCGACCGACGCGACGCGGCGCGCTACGGGCTGAACATTGCCGACGTGCAGTCCATCGTGGCCAGCGCCATCGGCGGCGAGACCGTCGGCGAAACCGTGGAAGGGCTGGCGCGCTACCCGATCAGCGTGCGCTACCCGCGTGAATGGCGCGACACCCCGCAGGCGCTCGAGCAACTGCCGATTCTCACCCCGTTGGGCAGCCAGGTTACCCTCGGCAGTGTGGCGCGAGTGCGCGTCAGCGACGGCCCGCCGATGCTGCGCAGCGAGAACGCGCGGCTGGCCGGCTGGGTGTACGTCGATGTGCGTGACCGCGACATCGCCTCGGTGGTTGCCGACCTGCGCCGGGCCGTCGCCGCCGAGGTCAGCCTGCTGCCGGGCATGAGCCTGAGTTACTCGGGGCAATTCGAATTCCTCGAACGCGCCAACGAGCGGCTCAAGCTGGTGGTGCCGGCCACGCTGCTCATCATCTTCGTGCTGCTCTACCTGACGTTCGGCCGTCTGGACGAGGCGCTGCTGATCATGCTCACGCTGCCGTTCGCGCTGACCGGAGGTGTCTGGTTCCTCTACCTGATGGGCTACAACCTGTCGGTGGCCACGGGCGTTGGCTTCATCGCGCTGGCTGGCGTCGCCGCGGAGTTCGGCGTGATCATGCTGCTCTATCTGAAGAACGCCTGGACCGAGCAGCAGCAAAAGGGGCTTCTCGACGAGGCGGCGCTGTGCGAGGCCATCCGTGAGGGCGCAGTGCAGCGTGTGCGGCCCAAGGCAATGACCGTGGCGGTGATCGTCGCCGGGCTGCTGCCGATCCTGCTCGGCGCCGGTACCGGCAGCGAGGTGATGAGCCGTATCGCCGCGCCGATGGTCGGAGGCATGCTCAGCGCGCCGTTGCTGTCGCTGTTCGTGATTCCGGCCATCTATCGGCTGATGCGCAAGCCCGGTGGGAGCCGCGCAGCCGGGCTACAGCAGCAATAG
- the uvrY gene encoding UvrY/SirA/GacA family response regulator transcription factor, protein MIRVLVVDDHDLVRTGISRMLADISGLQVIGQADSGEDAIRKARELKPDVVLMDVKMPGIGGLEATRKLLRSYPDLKVIAVTICEEDPFPTRLLQAGAAGYLTKGAALEEMVQAIRMVFGGQRYISPQIAQQLALKSFQPQLSESPFDLLSEREIQIALMIANCQKVQSISDKLCLSPKTVNTYRYRIFEKLSITSDVELALLAVRHGMVDTVN, encoded by the coding sequence TTGATTAGGGTGCTGGTGGTCGATGACCACGATCTGGTTCGTACGGGCATCAGTCGCATGCTGGCGGACATCTCCGGCCTTCAGGTGATAGGTCAGGCGGATTCCGGTGAAGACGCGATCCGCAAGGCTCGGGAACTCAAGCCCGATGTGGTGCTGATGGACGTCAAGATGCCGGGCATCGGTGGCCTGGAGGCGACCCGAAAGCTGCTGCGCAGCTACCCTGACCTCAAGGTCATTGCCGTTACCATCTGCGAAGAAGATCCGTTCCCTACGCGGCTGCTGCAGGCCGGGGCGGCGGGTTATCTGACCAAGGGCGCGGCCCTGGAAGAGATGGTGCAGGCCATTCGCATGGTGTTCGGCGGCCAACGCTACATCAGCCCGCAGATTGCCCAACAGCTGGCGCTCAAGTCGTTCCAGCCCCAGCTCAGCGAATCGCCGTTCGATCTGCTTTCCGAACGGGAAATCCAGATCGCGCTGATGATCGCCAATTGTCAGAAGGTGCAGAGCATCTCCGACAAGCTCTGCCTGTCGCCGAAAACGGTGAACACCTACCGCTATCGCATCTTCGAAAAGCTGTCGATCACCAGTGATGTCGAGCTGGCCCTGCTGGCGGTCCGCCACGGGATGGTCGACACCGTCAACTGA
- the uvrC gene encoding excinuclease ABC subunit UvrC, translated as MTEAFDSSAFLAACSGRPGVYRMFDAQAKLLYVGKAKNLKKRLASYFRKTGQAPKTAALVAKIAQVETTITANETEALLLEQTLIKQWRPPYNILLRDDKSYPYVFLSAGEFPRLSIHRGAKKEPGRYFGPYPSAGAIRESLSLLQKAFFVRQCEDSYFRNRTRPCLQYQIKRCKAPCVKLVDPQEYAEDVRHSVMFLEGRSNALAEELSRNMEKAAMNLDFERAAEIRDQIGILRRVQDQQSMEGGSGNVDIVAAVVSPGGACVHLITVRGGRVLGSKNFFPQVAIEESVSEVLQAFLEQYYLGATERDLPSELIVNAVHEDFATLIDAISELRGVELTITHRVRATRARWQQLALTNAEQALGARLANRQHLSARFEALAEALELDEPPMRLECFDISHSSGEATVASCVVFGPEGPLKSDYRRYNIEGVTAGDDYAAMHQALSRRFRKAAEGEGKLPDILLVDGGKGQLNMAREVLEELAVPELILLGVAKGVTRKPGLETLYLNDAAHEFTLPADSPALHLIQQVRDEAHRFAITGHRARRGKARRTSTLEDVPGIGPKRRRELLTHFGGLQELCRASLDEIAKAPGISKKLAESIYAALHSE; from the coding sequence ATGACAGAAGCCTTCGATTCCTCGGCGTTCCTGGCCGCCTGCAGCGGCCGGCCGGGCGTCTATCGCATGTTCGACGCGCAGGCCAAGCTGCTCTATGTCGGCAAGGCGAAGAACCTGAAAAAGCGCCTGGCCAGCTATTTCCGCAAGACCGGGCAGGCACCCAAGACCGCTGCGCTGGTGGCCAAGATCGCGCAGGTCGAGACCACCATCACCGCCAACGAAACCGAGGCGCTGCTGCTTGAGCAGACGCTGATCAAGCAGTGGCGGCCGCCGTATAACATCCTGCTGCGCGACGACAAGTCCTATCCCTATGTCTTCCTCTCGGCCGGCGAGTTTCCCCGGTTGAGCATCCATCGCGGTGCCAAGAAGGAACCCGGGCGCTATTTCGGCCCCTATCCGAGCGCCGGAGCTATTCGCGAAAGCCTGAGCCTGCTGCAGAAGGCCTTCTTCGTGCGGCAATGCGAGGACAGCTATTTCCGCAACCGCACCCGACCCTGCCTGCAGTACCAGATCAAGCGCTGCAAGGCGCCTTGCGTGAAGCTGGTCGATCCGCAGGAGTACGCCGAAGACGTGCGTCACTCGGTGATGTTCCTCGAGGGCCGCAGCAACGCCCTGGCCGAGGAACTGTCGCGCAACATGGAAAAGGCGGCGATGAACCTGGACTTCGAGCGCGCCGCCGAGATTCGCGACCAGATCGGCATCCTGCGCCGTGTGCAGGATCAGCAGAGCATGGAAGGTGGTTCGGGCAACGTGGATATCGTCGCCGCAGTGGTCAGCCCAGGCGGCGCTTGCGTGCACCTGATCACCGTACGTGGCGGCCGCGTGCTGGGCAGCAAGAACTTCTTTCCGCAGGTGGCCATCGAGGAAAGTGTCAGCGAGGTGCTGCAGGCCTTTCTGGAGCAGTACTACCTTGGCGCTACGGAACGCGACCTGCCGAGCGAGCTGATCGTCAATGCCGTGCACGAGGATTTCGCCACGCTGATCGACGCCATTTCCGAGCTGCGCGGCGTGGAACTTACCATCACCCATCGCGTACGCGCGACGCGGGCGCGCTGGCAGCAACTGGCGCTGACCAACGCCGAGCAGGCCCTGGGCGCGCGGCTGGCCAATCGTCAGCATCTGTCGGCGCGCTTCGAGGCGCTGGCCGAAGCGCTGGAACTCGATGAGCCGCCGATGCGGCTGGAGTGTTTCGACATCAGTCATTCCAGCGGTGAAGCGACCGTCGCCTCCTGCGTGGTGTTCGGCCCCGAAGGCCCGCTGAAATCCGATTATCGGCGCTACAACATCGAGGGCGTGACCGCTGGCGACGACTATGCAGCGATGCATCAGGCGCTTTCCCGGCGTTTTCGCAAGGCGGCAGAGGGCGAGGGCAAGCTACCGGACATCCTGCTGGTCGACGGTGGCAAGGGTCAGCTCAATATGGCCCGCGAGGTGCTGGAGGAACTGGCCGTGCCGGAACTCATCCTGCTTGGCGTGGCCAAGGGGGTCACCCGCAAGCCGGGCCTGGAAACTCTCTATCTGAACGACGCCGCGCATGAGTTCACGCTGCCGGCCGACTCGCCTGCGCTGCACCTCATCCAGCAGGTGCGCGACGAAGCGCATCGTTTCGCCATCACCGGCCATCGCGCTCGCCGCGGAAAAGCCCGGCGCACTTCGACGCTGGAGGACGTTCCGGGCATCGGACCCAAACGCCGCCGCGAACTGCTCACGCATTTCGGCGGTCTTCAGGAACTGTGCAGGGCCAGCCTCGACGAGATCGCCAAGGCGCCCGGCATCAGTAAAAAGCTGGCCGAGTCGATTTATGCGGCTCTGCACAGTGAGTAA
- the pgsA gene encoding CDP-diacylglycerol--glycerol-3-phosphate 3-phosphatidyltransferase, with product MNIPNLLTVLRVLLIPIFILLFYLPFYWSYLAASAVFTIAALTDWLDGYLARRLEQSTPFGAFLDPVADKLMVAVALVLLVEEHSNLWLTLPAAIIIGREIVVSALREWMAELGARAQVAVSNLGKWKTAAQMVALVILLANPPQPTIWVGMGYALLIVAAGLTLWSMINYLMAAWPHLSTTEKK from the coding sequence ATGAATATCCCGAACCTGCTCACCGTTCTGCGCGTGCTGCTGATACCCATCTTCATCCTGCTTTTCTATCTCCCGTTCTACTGGAGCTACCTGGCCGCCAGTGCCGTGTTCACCATCGCGGCGCTTACCGATTGGCTCGATGGCTATCTGGCGCGCCGGCTGGAGCAGAGCACGCCGTTCGGCGCCTTTCTCGACCCTGTCGCCGACAAGCTGATGGTGGCGGTCGCCCTGGTGCTGCTGGTGGAAGAGCATTCCAACCTCTGGCTGACACTGCCAGCCGCCATCATCATCGGCCGCGAGATCGTCGTCTCGGCACTGCGGGAGTGGATGGCCGAGCTCGGTGCCCGCGCACAGGTCGCGGTGTCGAATCTCGGCAAATGGAAGACCGCGGCGCAGATGGTGGCGCTGGTGATCCTGCTGGCCAATCCGCCGCAGCCGACAATATGGGTCGGCATGGGGTACGCATTGCTCATCGTCGCGGCAGGGTTGACGCTGTGGTCGATGATCAATTACCTGATGGCTGCCTGGCCGCACCTGAGCACTACGGAAAAGAAATAA
- a CDS encoding PLDc N-terminal domain-containing protein yields MTYLAIAAAVALIALNLLAIISVFKSERSVGAKALWAIGIALFPVLGLLFWLLVGVRRVR; encoded by the coding sequence ATGACTTACCTGGCCATCGCAGCCGCGGTGGCGCTCATCGCGCTGAACTTGCTGGCGATCATCAGCGTGTTCAAAAGCGAGCGAAGCGTGGGCGCAAAGGCGCTCTGGGCGATCGGTATCGCCCTCTTCCCAGTACTGGGCCTGCTGTTCTGGCTGCTGGTTGGCGTTCGCCGCGTCCGCTGA
- the arsB gene encoding ACR3 family arsenite efflux transporter: protein MSTQCEVTSKQAGAPLGFFERYLTLWVFLCIIVGTLLGLGMPAAAQAVGALEVAHVNIPVGLLIWVMIIPMLMKIDFSALREVYAQRASMGITLFVNWAIKPFTMALLGWLFIKQVFAPWLPAAELDSYMAGLILLGAAPCTAMVFVWSNLCNGNANFTLTQVALNDVVMVFAFAPIVALLLGVSSIPVPWDTLLLSVVMYIVIPLAIAQIIRARLLKRGEEAFHAALARVQPFSIVALLATLVLLFSFQGKAIVAQPLIIAMLAVPILLQTLLIAGLGYWLNRRFQVRHDVAGPSTMIGASNFFELAVAVAIVLYGFNSGAALATVVGVLIEVPVMLWLVRSVNRSRDWYNRALTANRT from the coding sequence ATGTCCACTCAATGCGAAGTGACCAGCAAGCAGGCCGGGGCGCCACTGGGCTTCTTCGAGCGTTACCTCACCCTCTGGGTATTCCTCTGCATCATTGTCGGCACGCTGCTCGGGCTTGGCATGCCCGCTGCGGCACAGGCCGTGGGCGCCCTGGAAGTGGCCCACGTGAACATCCCGGTCGGCCTGCTGATCTGGGTGATGATCATCCCCATGCTGATGAAGATCGACTTCTCCGCCCTGCGGGAGGTCTACGCGCAGCGGGCGAGCATGGGCATCACGCTCTTCGTCAACTGGGCCATCAAGCCGTTCACCATGGCGCTGCTGGGCTGGCTGTTCATCAAACAGGTCTTCGCGCCCTGGCTTCCGGCCGCCGAACTGGACAGTTACATGGCCGGCTTGATCCTACTGGGCGCGGCGCCCTGCACCGCAATGGTCTTCGTATGGAGCAACCTCTGTAACGGCAACGCCAACTTCACCCTGACCCAGGTCGCACTGAACGACGTGGTGATGGTGTTCGCCTTCGCCCCGATCGTCGCACTGCTGCTCGGTGTGTCTTCGATTCCAGTGCCTTGGGACACGCTACTGCTCTCGGTAGTGATGTACATCGTCATCCCGCTGGCGATCGCCCAGATCATTCGCGCGCGCCTGCTCAAGCGCGGCGAAGAGGCATTCCACGCCGCCCTGGCAAGAGTGCAACCATTCTCCATCGTTGCGCTGCTGGCCACCCTGGTGCTGTTGTTCTCCTTCCAGGGAAAGGCCATCGTCGCCCAGCCGCTGATCATCGCCATGCTGGCCGTGCCCATCCTGCTGCAGACGCTGCTGATCGCCGGGCTGGGCTATTGGCTCAATCGCCGCTTCCAGGTGCGCCACGATGTGGCCGGGCCGTCGACCATGATCGGCGCCTCGAATTTCTTCGAGCTGGCGGTGGCCGTCGCCATCGTGCTCTACGGCTTCAACTCAGGTGCCGCACTGGCCACGGTGGTCGGCGTGCTGATCGAGGTGCCGGTGATGCTCTGGCTGGTGCGCAGCGTCAATCGCAGCCGCGACTGGTACAACCGCGCGCTGACGGCTAACCGAACATAG